From Ciona intestinalis unplaced genomic scaffold, KH HT001082.1, whole genome shotgun sequence, a single genomic window includes:
- the LOC100176573 gene encoding zinc finger MYM-type protein 1-like — protein SSHRLQQVEENRKRLKPIVETILLLGRQNIAFRGHRDHGHGIIEEAKPLVNEGNFRELLRYRVAGGDTALKCHLENAAANATYISKTVQNQLIYCCAEEIKSVILERVKKAKYYCVIFDETTDISNSSQLSLCVAYVHDNKRREDFIVFCDVHESCFEGVSADFEPKVNGRVLGQLVITEMKRLNLNLSHCVGVGTDGCSLMVSQQKGAVAEIKKVAVNATRCPCFNHALNLSMSKTSSVSSVRNSIGKIKEVIAFFNASAKRKYVLLNVAKAKLIGMCETRWVERSESLKQFVGQLVNILKALEYISRWDDAKTSFKAKALITSIKNVEFVITLYSQLSVFALCLPLSRLFQKKSLDFCDAATHVADLKSILQARRENCEEEFSRIYKSAEEVLSELEITIDLPRITGRQIFRANVKCTSTEEYYRRIIYNPMLDSIIQDLGNRFSSSTLSSCHLTSLLPRNCLKMDTKELSKIIYEEYEGLLPNTTNLETALHSEIMLWKEKWRRSAETAQVFPITLKEALEQCDENVYMLVHLLLKILFTLPISVASAERSFSSLRSLKTWLRSNMGEERLSGLALMHQHRDIVMDPDAIINRFANSKNRRLDFVV, from the coding sequence AGCTCGCATCGACTTCAGCAAGTTGAGGAAAATAGAAAGCGGTTAAAACCTATCGTCGAAACCATTTTGTTACTGGGCAGGCAGAACATAGCTTTTCGGGGACATAGGGACCACGGGCACGGAATTATTGAAGAAGCAAAACCTTTGGTCAACGAAGGCAATTTTAGAGAACTTCTAAGGTACAGAGTTGCTGGTGGCGATACTGCGCTGAAATGTCATCTAGAGAATGCAGCGGCCAACGCAACATACATCAGTAAAACTGTTCAAAACCAGTTAATTTACTGTTGCGCAGAGGAAATTAAAAGTGTCATTCTCGAAAGAGTAAAAAAGGCCAAATATTACTGTGTAATATTCGACGAAACGACTGACATTTCAAACTCTTCACAATTGTCGTTGTGTGTGGCATATGTGCATGACAACAAAAGACGTGAggattttattgttttttgcGATGTGCATGAAAGTTGTTTTGAAGGCGTGTCAGCGGATTTTGAACCAAAAGTAAATGGAAGAGTACTTGGTCAACTGGTGATCACAGAAATGAAACGACTAAATTTGAATTTGTCGCACTGTGTGGGTGTTGGAACAGACGGATGTTCATTAATGGTTTCACAACAAAAAGGAGCAGtagctgaaataaaaaaggtggCGGTCAACGCAACAAGGTGTCCGTGCTTCAACCACGCACTCAACTTATCAATGTCGAAGACATCTTCTGTATCAAGCGTTAGAAACTCAATTGGAAAAATCAAGGAAGTTATTGCTTTCTTCAACGCTTCTGCTAAACGAAAGTACGTGTTATTAAACGTGGCCAAAGCTAAATTAATTGGGATGTGCGAAACCAGATGGGTGGAGAGATCAGAATCTTTGAAGCAGTTTGTTGGTCAGCTGGTCAACATACTAAAGGCCTTGGAATATATATCTCGCTGGGATGATGCGAAAACATCGTTTAAAGCTAAAGCACTAATAACGtcaattaaaaatgttgaatttGTGATTACTTTGTACAGCCAACTATCCGTATTTGCGTTATGTCTTCCTCTTAGCAGGTTGTTTCAGAAGAAAAGTCTAGATTTTTGTGACGCTGCTACACATGTTGCAGATCTAAAATCTATCTTACAAGCACGAAGAGAAAACTGTGAAGAAGAATTCTCGCGGATATATAAAAGTGCAGAGGAAGTGTTGTCCGAACTGGAGATTACAATCGATCTGCCCAGAATTACTGGCCGACAAATATTTAGAGCAAATGTAAAATGCACATCCACCGAGGAATACTACAGAAGGATTATTTACAATCCTATGTTAGATTCGATAATTCAGGACCTTGGAAACAGATTTTCATCATCAACTTTGTCATCGTGTCATTTAACTTCATTATTGCCAAGAAATTGTTTGAAGATGGATACAAAGGAATtgtcaaaaattatttatgaaGAGTATGAGGGTCTCCTTCCGAATACAACAAATTTAGAGACTGCTCTTCATTCGGAAATAATGTTGTGGAAAGAAAAGTGGCGACGTTCTGCTGAAACGGCCCAAGTTTTCCCAATAACATTGAAAGAAGCTTTAGAACAGTGTGATGAAAATGTGTATATGCTCGTTCACTTGCTTCTAAAAATCTTGTTCACTCTACCTATCAGTGTTGCCTCAGCAGAAAGGAGTTTTTCATCGTTGCGATCGCTCAAAACCTGGTTAAGAAGCAATATGGGCGAGGAAAGGCTCAGTGGTCTAGCTCTAATGCACCAGCACAGAGATATTGTTATGGATCCAGATGCTATTATTAACCGTTTTGCAAACAGTAAAAACCGCAGATTGGATTTTGTAGTGTAG